The proteins below are encoded in one region of Mya arenaria isolate MELC-2E11 chromosome 15, ASM2691426v1:
- the LOC128219093 gene encoding uncharacterized protein LOC128219093, which translates to MSHQRCIVYNIEYEIDLKFEDTYEELRDFIGFLYENETKIDNFVYTFRPTEKHFNVHVSMPHVGAFRLQLYGRRIKDGPNADFRPIVKYILQCTKSLEEPIPYPTYHSLYGPMKNLENFGVENVDDKVYHESENGEIIFSLKPAQLFDIFPRLHFHDHTIAIKGFCFVDYSDCGQYINVIVRMRYEGHYKLILFGKKEKSLNYTPFTTYLIKCTKACKDGIFPEAHEYALKYKCCLLEPLSMHHPPKSDVFFCIKSLCLKSVRYVKNVFTQSNDGSFEFTIRTPSEDLKVVIDGCGSDGVFHSLYSYTTVILIDF; encoded by the coding sequence ATGTCACACCAAAGGTGTATAGTTTATAATATTGAGTACGAAATAGACCTGAAGTTCGAAGACACATATGAAGAATTAAGAGACTTCATCGGGTTTCTGTATGAAAACGAGACAAAAATAGACaattttgtgtatacatttaGGCCAACCGAAAAGCATTTCAATGTTCATGTGTCTATGCCACATGTTGGCGCCTTCAGATTACAACTATATGGCCGCCGAATAAAGGATGGTCCGAACGCGGATTTCCGAccaattgttaaatatattttgcaatgtaCCAAATCATTAGAAGAACCGATACCTTATCCAACCTACCATTCCTTATACGGTCCGATGAAGAATTTAGAAAACTTTGGTGTTGAGAACGTTGACGATAAAGTTTACCATGAATCGGAAAATGGAGAGATCATATTTTCTTTGAAGCCAGCTCAACTCTTTGATATTTTCCCTCGTTTGCATTTTCATGATCACACTATTGCTATAAAAGGATTCTGTTTTGTTGACTATTCAGATTGCggtcaatatataaatgttattgtgcGTATGAGATACGAGGGTCATTATAAGTTGATTTTATTTGGAAAGAAAGAGAAATCTTTAAACTATACACCATTCACAACTTACTTAATCAAATGCACGAAGGCTTGCAAAGACGGGATATTTCCCGAAGCCCATGAATATGCTTTGAAGTACAAATGTTGTCTTCTTGAGCCTCTGAGTATGCATCATCCTCCAAAATCTGATGTCttcttttgtataaaatcattgtgtttgAAGTCTGTGAGGTAcgtcaaaaatgtttttacacaaAGCAATGACGGCAGTTTCGAATTCACTATTCGGACTCCCTCGGAGGATTTGAAAGTTGTTATTGATGGATGTGGCAGTGATGGGGTTTTCCACTCCTTGTATTCATACACAACCGTTATACTCATTGACTTCTAA
- the LOC128219094 gene encoding uncharacterized protein LOC128219094: MSRKAKEVGGEDLAKPLAYRDKEGNIRLYEPGQEPTIWKKVEPATASKDSLDRPSSLDSQTGRGSSYTEHGETYTPTKPRATSTNKQSFTSDDDLVLPVSPVPEVKEPRIPRHVMMPHDMSFKKNDQHAIRAPPVTKDNLKTLVEFLVSMTTTSVERARAFYIWITHNINYDTSGYFNRAPLKPTDPASVLANRLTVCEGY; this comes from the exons ATGTCTCGGAAAGCTAAAGAGGTGGGTGGAGAAGATCTGGCTAAGCCTCTAGCTTACAGAGATAAGGAGGGCAATATCCGGTTGTACGAGCCGGGGCAGGAACCAACAATATGG aAAAAGGTGGAACCTGCAACAGCCAGCAAGGACTCACTAGATAGACCGTCTTCGTTAGATTCTCAAACAGGACGAGGCTCTAGTTACACGGAACATGGAGAAACATATACCCCAACAAAACCACGGGCAACGTCCACAAACAAGCAG AGTTTCACTTCCGATGATGACCTGGTACTTCCGGTTTCTCCTGTACCGGAAGTGAAAGAACCCCGTATTCCTAGACATGTGATGATGCCGCATGACATGTCTTTCAAAAAAAATGACCAACACGCAATCAGG GCACCTCCCGTAACCAAAGATAACTTGAAGACGCTTGTTGAGTTTCTTGTTTCTATGACGACCACGTCCGTAGAAAGGGCGCGCGCTTTCTACATCTGGATCACTCATAATATCaa TTACGACACTTCTGGTTACTTCAACCGCGCGCCACTGAAGCCAACAGATCCGGCATCCGTGCTAGCCAACCGTCTGACCGTCTGTGAGGGCTACTGA